One region of Bradyrhizobium betae genomic DNA includes:
- a CDS encoding ABC transporter ATP-binding protein, which produces MQPLANVTPLKPPARAGAIEVKNVGQVFKTRSQDVVALEDVSLEVKPGRFVVLVGPSGCGKSTLLMMMAGLRQQTSGTITISGAPILQPDPDRVGVVFQEASLFPWLTAEDNVEFPLALRGVPKAERRAKAQDALKLVGLDGFGRRHPHELSGGMKQRVSIARGLVQDPPVLLMDEPFAALDEQTRMTMGDELLRIWAATGKTVVFVTHSLTEAVYLADEVIVMSARPGRIVDHLQVQLPRPRTYEMLSGDAFGSLRDRIWRHIRKSA; this is translated from the coding sequence ATGCAGCCATTGGCGAACGTGACCCCGCTAAAGCCGCCCGCGCGTGCCGGCGCGATCGAGGTGAAGAATGTCGGCCAGGTCTTCAAGACCAGGTCGCAGGACGTCGTTGCGCTGGAGGACGTCTCGCTGGAGGTCAAGCCCGGCCGCTTCGTCGTGCTGGTCGGCCCGAGCGGCTGCGGCAAGTCGACCCTCTTGATGATGATGGCGGGGCTGCGCCAGCAGACCTCGGGCACGATCACCATCAGCGGCGCGCCGATTCTGCAGCCCGATCCTGACAGGGTCGGCGTCGTCTTCCAGGAAGCCAGCCTGTTTCCCTGGCTGACGGCCGAGGACAATGTCGAATTCCCGCTGGCGCTGCGTGGCGTGCCCAAGGCGGAGCGCCGAGCCAAGGCGCAGGATGCGCTCAAGCTGGTCGGCCTCGACGGCTTCGGCAGGCGCCATCCGCATGAGCTGTCAGGCGGCATGAAGCAGCGCGTCTCCATCGCGCGCGGACTGGTGCAGGACCCGCCGGTGCTGCTGATGGACGAACCGTTCGCCGCGCTCGACGAGCAGACGCGCATGACCATGGGCGACGAGCTGCTTCGGATCTGGGCTGCGACCGGCAAGACCGTCGTCTTCGTCACGCACAGCCTCACCGAAGCGGTCTATCTCGCCGACGAGGTCATCGTGATGTCGGCGCGGCCCGGCCGCATCGTCGACCATCTCCAGGTCCAGCTGCCGCGGCCCCGTACCTACGAGATGCTGAGCGGCGATGCCTTCGGGAG